TAAATCAACAAGACACATCATATAAAAATGCTAGTCATCATCAAAAAGAAAAAATATTACTGTATCCAGGTGGAATGAAACATAATGGTATTACGACTTCTGTCATTAACTTATTAGCAAATATCGACTATGACAAGTATGATGTGACAGTGTTTACGAATAACACGAATAACGTTGAACAGCTAAATAACTTACAGAGTTTAAATGACAATGTACGGATTGTGTTAAGAAGAGGGCCGATGATTGCTACGTTTAAAGAGCTTTATCAAAATGAGTTTATTCGACAAAGAGGGGTTTACAAATCTTTTGAACAACGTATCTACCCGAAAACACTTTTTGAACGTGAATTTAGAAAAATATTTGGAGACTCTCAATTTGATTATGCGATTGATTACAGTGGCTATGCGATGTTTTGGTCGAATCTTATTTTAGCGAGTGGTGCTAAAAAGAAATATATCTTATTGCATAGTGATATTAAGTCGGATATGGAAAGAACAGTGAAAGGGAAGCGTCCACATTATCAAAATTTGAAAGGTGTTATTTCACTTTATCCTTATTTTGATAAATTGGTGAGTGTTTCAGAAGCAACAAAAAAACTTAATCAGTCAAACTTTGGTGGTCTGAAGTTGAAAAACCGTCATATTGCTTCAAGAAATACGATCAATATTGACAAGATTAATCAGCTCGTTGATGATGATGGTGACTTGTTTGAAAAAAATGGGAAATCTGTATTGCCAACATTAACAGAGAAGGGCATGGAAGCGATTGAATTTTCTCAAGATGACTTCAAAATTGTATCGGTAGGTCGTTTATCACCAGAAAAAGGGTTTGATTTACTCATTAAAGCGGTTGCTGAGTTGGCTCCGAAATACCCACAGTTGAAGTTATACATTCTAGGAGATGGCCCATTGAAGGGGACGTTGAAAAGCCTTGTCGAGCAGCTTGGTTTACAAAATCATGTCTACTTCTTGGGACAACGTCGTAATCCATTTTATATTGTGAAACGCGCAGATGTCTTTGCACTCACTTCTCATTACGAAGGACAATCGATGGTGATTTTAGAAGCGTTAACTGTAGGGACCAACGTACTCGCATCAGACATTATCGCTAACCGCTATGTGCTTGAAGATGAGAAGTATGGGATGTTAGTAGAAAAGAATGAAGCTCATATTGCTAAAGGATTAGAGCAATTTATTAACGGTACGAACAAAGATTATGCGAAGTTTGATGCCGTTGCATACAATGAAGAAACCATCCAAGAGTTTTATTCGTTACTAGAGCGTTAAATGCATGAATAAAAGAGGGTGAACTCACAATGAGTGCCCTCTTTTTTCAATCTAACATCAATTTGAAGATGCTTTTCTCTTCAACAATTTCATGATTAATGGATAAAACAGTGCTAATACTGTCATGATTGTTAAAACAATCGTAATCGGCGAACCAAAGAAAATGTCACTGATATGGTTGTGACTTGTAATTAAGCTTTTACGAAAGTTTTGTTCCATATCTGATCCGATAATGGATGCTAAAATGAGTGGTGCAATTGGAAAATCTAGTAATTTTAATAATAGGCCAATAATGCCGAAAATTAATAAAATGTAGAAGTCAATAACACTATAACTCAAGGTGTACGTGCCGAGAAAGGCGAGTACTAAAATGATTGGATAAAGTGTTTTCGGTGGTGTTTTTAAGATTTTCAACAACAGACCAATCATCGCAATATTAATAATAACTAAGAAAATATTGCCGATAAACATACTATTGACAAGGGTCCATACCATTTCGGGTTGTTTCTCGAATAGGAGTGGCCCAGGTTGCAAACCAAGCATCACGACTGCACCGAGAATTACGGCTGTTGTTCCTGAACCGGGTACACCCATCGTTAATAGCGGAATGAGTGAACCGACTGAAGCGGCATTATTCGAAGCTTCAGGTGCTGCCACCCCTTCAATCGCCCCTTTACCAAACTGTTTACCATTTTTAGAAAATTGTTTTTCAGTCGCATAACTGAGTAGGGAAGCCACTGATCCGCCCGCACCAGGTAAAACCCCGATAAGGAAACCAATAGGACTTTGTCTTAACATCGTCCAGCGCGTCCGTTTCCAATCTTCTTTCGTTAATTTCATCGAGCCTAAATCACTTTTCGGAGGCGCTAATGTATCTAAATGCATGTAGTTGTACAAAACTTCAGCGACAGCATAGACGCCGATAATAATCACGAGAAAGTCAACGCCTTCACTTAAATGCGTCACATCAAAAGTGAAACGATATACGCTGGTTTGTAGGTCGACGCCAATCGTACTCATCATTAAACCGATAGACATGGCGATAAACCCTTTGACCATTTTACCGAGCGACAATGTGACAACCATGGACAATGTGAATAAGAACAAGACGAAATATTCACGTGGTCCAAAGTGCAAGGCAAATTCGGATAGTGGTTTAGCTAGAAGAATAAAACCAATGACTGAAAAGAGGCCGCCGAATAGTGAAGCCACTGCAGAAATGGTCAAAGCTTTACCGGCTTGATGATTGAGTGTCATCGGATAACCATCAAATGTCGCAGCAATGGCAGAACCGTCTCCCGGTGTATTCAGCAAAATCGAACTTCTGGAGCCGCCATACATTGCCCCATAGTAAATCGAAATCATCAAAATCAACGCACTGACTGGATTCATGCCGAACGTCACTGGTATGAGCACAGCTACCGCCGTCGCAGGCCCTAAACCAGGTAGCATCCCTACGACTGTGCCAAGAAAGCCGCCAATTAAAATCCACAATAAATTCATCGGTTGGAAGGCAGTCGAGAGGCCTTCCCAGAAACTATTGATATCGATACCCATACGACCGCCTCCTTATGGCAAACTAACGTCTAACAGCTGGGCAAAGGTATACCATGCGACACCTGAAAAGACGATAGCGACGATTAAATTTTTCAGCCAATGTTGAAAGCCATTGACGAGAAACATCACTGCTGCGAGAAATAATACTGTTGAAATTAAGAAGCCGATACGTTCAAAAATGACTGTATAAATAAGGATAAATAAACATGTCAGACCAATGCGTTTCAGAACAAGTGGTGTTAAAAATGCTTTAAATTCATTGAACGACACATTTTTATCACGTAGCATTTGAAAAAAGTAAATGATACTCATCACAATCAATAAACTCGCGATAAGAATTGGAAAATATTTTGGACTTTGCGGATCACCAATTCTAGAAATCGGTAAATTGAGAGAGAGGAGTAAGTAGATGACGCCAACAATGAAACAAACGATAGGCGCAATAAGTCGTACCATTTTTGATTCCCCCTTTGTTTAAAAACCAGCGTCTTGAATCAGTTGTTCATATTTTTTCTGTTGTTCGTTTAAAAACTTTTCTGATTCATAGCTGTCTTTGTAAAATGCATCCCAGTTTTTGTTTTTGCGAATGGTCTCCCATTGTTTTGATTGAACGACTTTTTTCATGGTGTCATTCCAATAAGCGCGCTCTTCTTTTGTCATATTTTTAGGTCCCATCACGCCGCGCCAATGTGGGAAGACCATGTTTAAACCTTGTTCTTTCCATGTGGGAACATCTTCTAAACCTTTCACACGTTGATCAGAAGTGGTTGCCAACACTTTAAGCTTGCCTGCTTGATGTTGCGTTTTCACTTCAGAAACGGCTGTTGAAGCGATATCCACATGGCCGCCGAGGAGCGCAGTTTCTAAATCACCGCCACTTTTATAAACGAGAAAGTCTAAATTTTTCACGTCGACGCCATATGCTTTTGCGGCTTGTACAAAAGCAAGATGGTCGTTATTCCCTAAACCAGGCGCCACACCAATCGTTAATGACTTCGGATCGGCTTTCAATTTTTCCATTACTTCTTTAGCAGAAGACAGATGAGATTGATTAGAAGCGGATAAACTGATCCATTCCGTTGCTAAAATGGCAATCGGTGTAAAATCTTGGTGACGCAAATCACTTAATCCGAGTTCGTGGTTGGAAAGTAACAAACTTGAATTAATTGCGATCGATGTCGGTTGGCGTTCACTAAGATATTGCCAGCCCACCTCGCCACCACCCCCTGGCTTATTGACGACTGTAATATTCTGGTCAGTCAATTTTTCGTCTTGCATAATTTTTTGGATAGCGCGTGCAGTCGCATCCCAGCCCCCACCAGGTGAAGCAGGTGCAATAATCTCTATTGTGCGATTAGGAAATTTTTGGCTACTTGACGTCTGAGGTTTGTCGTCTTTATCGTTATTCGTACAAGCTGCCAAAATGAGCACAAGGCCCATGAAACATGTCACGAGTTTTCGCATAACTCCATACCCCCTTTGTATGTGACAATTAGTTATATTTTATCATAATATTCAGAATTAGAGAGGTTGGATTCAAATGATATACTGTTGTCAACATCATTTTGGATTTGCTTATCAATCAAAGTTTGAAAGAATATGGGGTAGCAGCTTTTAATAATAAAAGCGTGTTGTATAAAAGCGTATGAGGAGAAATTGATGACAATAAGAATCCCCTCACTAACCGCAAAAATAGTGAGGGGATTGGTGTTTATTATGTTGGATTCCTTATAAACAAATATTAAGCTGTCAATACATATTTGTCAACGCTGTAAATCTTGATACAAGTCATTCCTCGTGCGTTATTGATGGTGCTTAAACCCAATCAATCACTTCTTCTTTGCTACGGCGTGTTTTGGCACGTTTTGGATCTTCCTCGCGATAACCAAATGCCACCATAACTGATGGTGCGTACTCTGCATCATCGAAATAGCCTTTTTCAGTTAAAATACGTGATACTTCATCGTATTGGAAACCTTCAATTGGACATGAATCGATGCCTAAAAATGCTGCAGAGGTCATCATATTTCCAAGCGCAATATAGGTTTGTTTGCTCGCCCAGTCCCATAATGCACGATCGCTTTCGTAAAGATGTAAGTTGTCGTTTTGGAATGCGGATGTTTTTTCGCTCATTTGTTCAATCATGTCCGTATCCATTTGTTTCACATCACGTAATAATTTTTGAACGTATTCATTTTCTGGACGTACATTTTTACGTGCTAAAATTATTACGAAGTGACTCGCTGTTTCTAATTGTCCTTGAGCGCCCCAGCTCATCGGTTTGAGAGCTTCACGCATTTCAGGATCTTGAATAACTAAAAATTTCCAAGGTTCAAGACCCAGTGAGCTTGGTGACAGGCGTCCTGTTTCTAAAATTGTATCGAAATCAGCGTCGTCAATTTTACGATTTGCATCAAAACGTTTTGTAGCAAAGCGATAGTTAAATGTATCTAGTAACATTTGGCGTTTATCTTCCATTTGTTGCAACTCCTTTAAGTAGTGTCATACAATTATAGTATAGATGACTTTAAATCGACGTTAAAATAGTTTGTTTGGATTCAATTTCAAAAGAGAAAAGGGGTTGAATGTCATGAATGAAAAATGGTATCACACATTACCACTCGACGATATCCAATCGATTGAACCGGTCAGCGGGGGTGATGTCAATCAAGCTTTTCGTGTCAATACGAATGATGGGTCTTACTTTTTGCTGATTCAACCCGGTCGTGAAGCGTCATTTTACGATGCAGAAGTCGCGGGCCTCGAAGCGTTTGAAGCAGCGGGTGTGACGGCACCGAGAGTGATTGATCAAGGACAGGTCGATCATGATGCCTATTTATTACTGAGCTATTTAGATGAAGGACAAAGTGGTAGTCAAGAAGCGCTCGGAAAATTGGTTGCGCAACTACATCACACACATGAACGAGAAGGTCGATTTGGATTTCATTTGCCTTATGAAGGTGGAGATATTCAATTCGATAATACGTGGGCAGACGATTGGCAAACCTTATTTTTAAAACAACGGATGGACCCACTTGCTGAGGTGATTCGTCAACGACAATTGTGGTCTGATTCGGATGATGCGTTATTTGAAAAAGTATATGGTTTAATGGAAGACACGTTAGCCCAACATGAGAGTGCACCGTCTTTGTTACACGGAGATTTATGGGCAGGTAATTATATGTTTTTAACAGATGGTCGTCCCGCGCTGTTTGATCCCGCACCTTTATACGGCGACCGCGAATTTGACTTAGGCGCAACGAAAGTTTTTGGTGGATTCAGTCCATCATTTTATGAAGCGTATGATGCCGCTTATCCTTTAGATGAAGGCGCGACGTTACGCATTCGCTTTTACGAGTTGTATTTGTTGCTTGTCCATTTGGTTAAATTTGGTACGATGTATTTAGGTAGTGTCAGAACAACGATGGAGGAAATTGTAGATGAAGCAAATTAATCGATTGATGCCAGTTTTGTGGGGCGTTTCTATAGTCATATTAGCTCTATTTTATGCGCAACTTCCTGAGCGAGTGGGCACACATTTGAATTTAAATGGCGAAGTAGACGCTTGGGGTTCGAAAAGTCATTTGTGGATTGTACCGATAATATTTTTGGTTATCTGGGCTTTTCTATCTCTGTTGCTACACTATGCGCCAATATGGGAACACACTATTCAAGGGAAAGCCGTTGAAAAAAGTCAGTCACAACGTCGAGATGTTTTGTTCATTTTAGTTATCGTACAGTTGACGGTGTGGGTGCTTTACATGGTGTATCTGATTGGTACGATAAATGGCAAAGAAGGGATACCGTTTTGGCTCATGTGGCTCGCGTATCTCGTCATCGGATTGACACTCATCACACGCATCGTCCATGTGTTTAAACGAAATCAAGCATAATAAAGTTAAGAAAAGAGGCTGAGAATTTAAGTTCCCAGCCTCTTACTTTTTAATTTGATGTATTATGCAGCGACTACGGTCAATACGACACATATGATGAACATCACAGTGCCTAATATCCAAGACCACTTAGCAGACAAATGCCCGTTGGAATGAAGCATAACCGCGAATAGCCAACCGCCTAACACATTGGTTAAACTCAATGCACTTAATCGTGTGTTTCCGGGTGCGAAAATATTAAGTGAATCAATTTTGACTGTTGCCATATCTAAATGGAATAACACTTGAATGGCACTGATAATAATCGTGGCACATAATACCGTGTTATAGTAACGTAATACACCACCGAATATCCCTTTTTTAGAGAGGGTTTTCTTGAAAATCTTATAAATGATCAGTGTGATGAGGAAAGTGATACCGACAAAAATAATGCTCCCGATGATGACCCCAATGATGCCGAGCACCATGACAATAGGTGAGGCTTGTTGTGCTTGTGCATCCGTTAACCCTTGTTTAGTGAGCTCTTGGGTGTAATCTACTGTGAAAGCAGCGAGTGCAGCTTGGACAATAATTAAAACTAAAAACAATAAAATTTTCTTCCATAAATGAGGGTGTGTTCTATCTCTGTTAAAAGCTTCTATATATAACGGTTTCGAAAATGTCATAAATCTGCCTCCCATAAAAGTATTAAAAATAGTATAGCATTAAATAATATAATTTTATACTTTAATCACGATATTTGTGTAAGCTTTTGTCATATTTTAGAATTTTTACTTGAAATATAAAAAAGCCTCTAACAATGTGATAATATTAAGATAATCTTTTTGAGGAGGCAAACAAAGTTGGTCAAGACAAATCTACCTCTATTCCAACATTTTGAAGACTTACGCAACCATCCCACTTGGAAGGTGAAAGCAGTATTGATGATGGTTGTCACACTCATTCATGCGTTTTTGTTAAAAATTGACACGGATAATACAACACTGTTAGAAGGCTTTGGTTATTCAAAAGAAGATATTGAAGAGTTCCATCAAATTCATTGGTTCGCTGATACGATGAGTAGTTTGATGGGGGTATTGATTAGTTTTTTGTTTACATTTGTTGTATTTATGATGTTTTCTAAACTGTTGCATTCCGATGTTTCGGCCCAAACGATATTATCTGCCTCGTTCAGTCATTCGCTTATTGTGACGTCGGTTGCTTTAGTATTTGTATGTATTCAACTGATCTTTCATTTACCATTTCCTACATATAACATCACAAGCCTGAATATTTTTCTACCTGGGAATATGTACCTAGCTGCTTTTGATGTACAAACGATATTCAAAGGCTATGTGACATTTATCGTTTATTATGCGACAAGTCGTTTGTCTTTGCGTGAATCTTTAGCTTTAGGTTTGTTAACCATCGCATTAACGATATTACTTGCGTTAGGTTCAGCGGCTTTAGAAGACACGATCCTCAGCTTGGCTGGAGAATTGTAAACGGTCTGCTATATATAAAAATTTATTGATTTATTAAAGAAAATTTATCCTTCTTAATGGTATAATACAACCAAAGTATCTTATGCCATTAAGGAGGATTTTTATTTTGAAGAAAAAAACTTTGATTGTGTCATCAGTGATTGGCATTATCTTACTTGTAGGAATAGCGTTTTTAGTGAAAACATTTGGTGATGTCGGAGGCCAAAAAAATGAAGATGCTTACGATACATATACTGTAAAAACTGAAAAACCGCTACGTGTGACGGGGAAGGTCTCTCCGGAAACGATTAAAACATATTTAAATAATGCACAACTGGGGAATTTTTTAAATGTTCAAGTGAAAGATGGACAAACCGTCACTCAAGGCACGCCATTATTGAATTATGATATTGACCCAACGCAACGCCAAAAGTTAGTCAAACAATTGACGGACGCGCAACAAAGTGGAGACCAACAAGCGATTAACCAGGCTTGGAAACAACTGAATCGTTATGACGGACAAGTGTATAACAGTGTGAATGCGACATTTAACGGAACAGTATCTTTCGTTGATAACGGTCAGGTCGGTGAAGGTGAACCGATTTTGAAATTAATTGCGAATGAGTTAGAAATTCAGTCAACGATTTCGGAATTTGATTTAGAGAAAATTAAAGTCGGCGATACGGTCAATATTAAAGTGACAAGTACCGGCAAAAAAGGTAAAGGGAAAATTACGCACATTTCACAACTTCCGACGAGCTATCAACAAGATGCTAAAGGAGAAGCTGCTGGTAGTGCACCCGTTGCAGGTGAAGCGAGTGAAGGCGCTGATTCATTAACAACGAATAATCCTGTACAATCACATCCAACAGGTGAAAGCGATAAAGAAACGTCAAAATATAAAATTACTATTGGTGAACTTGATCTTGATGCGCGTAACGGTTATTCCATAGAGGCGACGATTCCGTTAGAGACACTCAAAATTCCAAAATCTGTGCTAACGAAAGATCATCATGTGTATGTTGTGGATCAATCTGGTGTAGCACATCGTACAAAAATTACGTATGACGAAAAGAATGGCGAATTAATCGTGAAAAAAGGTGTTAAAAAAGGCGATCGTATCATCAACCATCCTGACGCTAAAATTAAAGATGGTGAGAAAGTTGAGGTGGCCAAATGATTGAACTGAAGGGGATCAATCGTCATTTTAAAAATGGGAACGAAACCAATCACATTTTAAAAGATATCGAGTTGCGGATTGAACAAGGTGAATTTGTCGCAATTATGGGCCCTTCAGGATCAGGTAAAAGTACACTTATCAATATTTTAGGTTTTATCGATCGCGGTTATAAAGGCGACTATTTGTTTAACGGTGAGAATTACCAAAAAACGTCAGATAATGAATTGGCAGCGATTCGTAACCGGACAGTAGGGTTTGTATTTCAAAACTTTAAACTCATACAAAACAACACGATTTTAGAAAATGTCAGTGTGCCGTTATTGTATGCGGGAATGCGACCAGCTGAACGCAATCAACGTGTGTTGGATATTTTACACCGTGTCGGATTGTATGATAAAGAAAATTTAGTGCCCAACAAATTATCAGGCGGGCAACAGCAGCGTGTGGCGATTGCTAGAGCGATTGTGAACCGTCCACGATTTATTATTGCGGATGAGCCAACTGGGGCACTCGATTCGAAAACGTCTGAAGATATTATGGCGTTGTTTATGGAGTTGAATCAAGAGCAAGGCACAACGATGATTGTCGTGACGCATGATCCAAAAGTCGCTGCACAAGCGGATCGTGTCATTCACATTTTGGATGGCCGAGTTCAAAGAGAAGAGGTGCTGTCGCATGGCGTACATCGCTAATATTATCCACGTTTCATTACGTTCGATTATGAAAAATAAACGCCGTAATATTTTTACGATGATAGGGATTATTATTGGGATTGCGGCCGTTATTACGATTATGTCATTAGGTAATGGTTTTAAAAAGACAGCCGACGAACAGTTCAGTGATGCAGGTGCGTCGAAAGATAGTGCTTTGGTCAGCTTTTTACCGAACAACTTTGATACAGTGAAGGAACCGCCTTTTACGACTGAGGATATTGAGATTGCACGCCAAGTCGAAGGGGTACAAGATGCGAGTATTAAAGAAGATGATACACTTGGCTTAACGGCTGAAGCGCGCACCGTGAAAAAGAAAGCGGATGTGGCCGTCGTTAAAAGTGAAACTGTCACGGAACCAGACGAAGGGGAAGGTTTTAGTAAAGAAGACAATGCATTGAAACAACGTGTTGCAACGGTGTCTTCGGAAGTGGCAGAAACATTGTTTAAAGGCGATGCAGTTGGTCAAACACTGTATATTGACGATATTGGTTTTGAAGTTGTCGGTGTGAAAGAAAAGGCACAGGTTCCGAATGCTGTGCAAATTCCGACAAAGACAGTTGAAGCGGACTTACCTAACTTAAAATCTGACTATCCACAAATGATGTTAAAAGTCGGTGAAGATGCGGACAAAAAAGAAATTGCGACAAAAGTTGCGGATCAATTGAATCAGCGCGGTTCAGCAGTTTCACAAGGAAGTTATGAATATGCAGATACTGAAGCGTTGATGAAGAGTATCGGTAAAATCTTTGACTCCATTACGTACTTTGTCGCAGCGGTGGCGGGGATTTCACTTTTCATTGCAGGTATCGGTGTGATGAACGTGATGTATATTTCGGTGGCAGAACGTACCGAAGAGATTGCCATTCGCCGTGCATTCGGGGCAAAAGCGAGAGACATTGAGTTTCAGTTTTTAATCGAAAGTGTCGTGCTTTGTTTAATTGGTGGGATTATCGGTTTAATCATCGGTATTTTGATTGCGAAACTTGTCGATGTGGTGACACCTGAATATATTCAAAGTGCAGTGAGTTTAGGTTCGATTATTTTAGCAGTCGGTGTGTCAACTTTGATTGGGATTGTGTTTGGTTGGATACCCGCACGTGCCGCAGCGAAGAAAGAGTTGATTGATATTATTAAGTAATCCCGCATTTTGATGATGCTGAAATGTTCGTTACGAAAGACATTGCAAATAAAAATCAATATAGACTGCTGAACGCCCCCTCGCGTTCCCAGGGGACTTGCCTCAACTAAATTTGGCTAGATTCAAGTATACACTTGAAGGAAGCCAAATTGGATTTTCGGCTACGTCTGATCC
Above is a genomic segment from Staphylococcus delphini containing:
- a CDS encoding glycosyltransferase translates to MMKKSVKAILSNQLSRKYKFVASPILKRAKSKYQKKVNQYAQLYHSTSIKPHQILYQVRDGKSITDSPYAIFLGLNANEGFSNYHHIWVVDQPDTLTFYQEKFKAFQNVSFVIKESNEYLKALTESKFLINNATFPAYFTKKSQQIYINTWHGTPLKHMGFDVKNNLKGSQNTMKNFLASDYMISPNAHTTHIFKHAFKLDGLYSGEILEIGYPRIDLTINTSANEARNYLSEHLNVKEAPILLYCPTWRGTDVNHPEDSLSHIYEEIQLLKQSLPYQILVKVHPFIYSQAQEIQALKPYLVPDFLDTNQLIPAVDLMITDYSSIFFDFLVTDKPIVFYVPDLDKYQNERGVYIDPSALPGPVADNIQDVMTLISNESYKNADVQEKYAKFKRDFVSCENGSVTERLIESVFLNQQDTSYKNASHHQKEKILLYPGGMKHNGITTSVINLLANIDYDKYDVTVFTNNTNNVEQLNNLQSLNDNVRIVLRRGPMIATFKELYQNEFIRQRGVYKSFEQRIYPKTLFEREFRKIFGDSQFDYAIDYSGYAMFWSNLILASGAKKKYILLHSDIKSDMERTVKGKRPHYQNLKGVISLYPYFDKLVSVSEATKKLNQSNFGGLKLKNRHIASRNTINIDKINQLVDDDGDLFEKNGKSVLPTLTEKGMEAIEFSQDDFKIVSVGRLSPEKGFDLLIKAVAELAPKYPQLKLYILGDGPLKGTLKSLVEQLGLQNHVYFLGQRRNPFYIVKRADVFALTSHYEGQSMVILEALTVGTNVLASDIIANRYVLEDEKYGMLVEKNEAHIAKGLEQFINGTNKDYAKFDAVAYNEETIQEFYSLLER
- a CDS encoding NAD(P)H-dependent oxidoreductase, yielding MEDKRQMLLDTFNYRFATKRFDANRKIDDADFDTILETGRLSPSSLGLEPWKFLVIQDPEMREALKPMSWGAQGQLETASHFVIILARKNVRPENEYVQKLLRDVKQMDTDMIEQMSEKTSAFQNDNLHLYESDRALWDWASKQTYIALGNMMTSAAFLGIDSCPIEGFQYDEVSRILTEKGYFDDAEYAPSVMVAFGYREEDPKRAKTRRSKEEVIDWV
- a CDS encoding tripartite tricarboxylate transporter substrate binding protein, with translation MRKLVTCFMGLVLILAACTNNDKDDKPQTSSSQKFPNRTIEIIAPASPGGGWDATARAIQKIMQDEKLTDQNITVVNKPGGGGEVGWQYLSERQPTSIAINSSLLLSNHELGLSDLRHQDFTPIAILATEWISLSASNQSHLSSAKEVMEKLKADPKSLTIGVAPGLGNNDHLAFVQAAKAYGVDVKNLDFLVYKSGGDLETALLGGHVDIASTAVSEVKTQHQAGKLKVLATTSDQRVKGLEDVPTWKEQGLNMVFPHWRGVMGPKNMTKEERAYWNDTMKKVVQSKQWETIRKNKNWDAFYKDSYESEKFLNEQQKKYEQLIQDAGF
- a CDS encoding ABC transporter permease; this encodes MAYIANIIHVSLRSIMKNKRRNIFTMIGIIIGIAAVITIMSLGNGFKKTADEQFSDAGASKDSALVSFLPNNFDTVKEPPFTTEDIEIARQVEGVQDASIKEDDTLGLTAEARTVKKKADVAVVKSETVTEPDEGEGFSKEDNALKQRVATVSSEVAETLFKGDAVGQTLYIDDIGFEVVGVKEKAQVPNAVQIPTKTVEADLPNLKSDYPQMMLKVGEDADKKEIATKVADQLNQRGSAVSQGSYEYADTEALMKSIGKIFDSITYFVAAVAGISLFIAGIGVMNVMYISVAERTEEIAIRRAFGAKARDIEFQFLIESVVLCLIGGIIGLIIGILIAKLVDVVTPEYIQSAVSLGSIILAVGVSTLIGIVFGWIPARAAAKKELIDIIK
- a CDS encoding fructosamine kinase family protein; amino-acid sequence: MNEKWYHTLPLDDIQSIEPVSGGDVNQAFRVNTNDGSYFLLIQPGREASFYDAEVAGLEAFEAAGVTAPRVIDQGQVDHDAYLLLSYLDEGQSGSQEALGKLVAQLHHTHEREGRFGFHLPYEGGDIQFDNTWADDWQTLFLKQRMDPLAEVIRQRQLWSDSDDALFEKVYGLMEDTLAQHESAPSLLHGDLWAGNYMFLTDGRPALFDPAPLYGDREFDLGATKVFGGFSPSFYEAYDAAYPLDEGATLRIRFYELYLLLVHLVKFGTMYLGSVRTTMEEIVDEAN
- a CDS encoding efflux RND transporter periplasmic adaptor subunit — encoded protein: MKKKTLIVSSVIGIILLVGIAFLVKTFGDVGGQKNEDAYDTYTVKTEKPLRVTGKVSPETIKTYLNNAQLGNFLNVQVKDGQTVTQGTPLLNYDIDPTQRQKLVKQLTDAQQSGDQQAINQAWKQLNRYDGQVYNSVNATFNGTVSFVDNGQVGEGEPILKLIANELEIQSTISEFDLEKIKVGDTVNIKVTSTGKKGKGKITHISQLPTSYQQDAKGEAAGSAPVAGEASEGADSLTTNNPVQSHPTGESDKETSKYKITIGELDLDARNGYSIEATIPLETLKIPKSVLTKDHHVYVVDQSGVAHRTKITYDEKNGELIVKKGVKKGDRIINHPDAKIKDGEKVEVAK
- a CDS encoding tripartite tricarboxylate transporter TctB family protein, which codes for MVRLIAPIVCFIVGVIYLLLSLNLPISRIGDPQSPKYFPILIASLLIVMSIIYFFQMLRDKNVSFNEFKAFLTPLVLKRIGLTCLFILIYTVIFERIGFLISTVLFLAAVMFLVNGFQHWLKNLIVAIVFSGVAWYTFAQLLDVSLP
- a CDS encoding YIP1 family protein — encoded protein: MTFSKPLYIEAFNRDRTHPHLWKKILLFLVLIIVQAALAAFTVDYTQELTKQGLTDAQAQQASPIVMVLGIIGVIIGSIIFVGITFLITLIIYKIFKKTLSKKGIFGGVLRYYNTVLCATIIISAIQVLFHLDMATVKIDSLNIFAPGNTRLSALSLTNVLGGWLFAVMLHSNGHLSAKWSWILGTVMFIICVVLTVVAA
- a CDS encoding ABC transporter ATP-binding protein, whose translation is MIELKGINRHFKNGNETNHILKDIELRIEQGEFVAIMGPSGSGKSTLINILGFIDRGYKGDYLFNGENYQKTSDNELAAIRNRTVGFVFQNFKLIQNNTILENVSVPLLYAGMRPAERNQRVLDILHRVGLYDKENLVPNKLSGGQQQRVAIARAIVNRPRFIIADEPTGALDSKTSEDIMALFMELNQEQGTTMIVVTHDPKVAAQADRVIHILDGRVQREEVLSHGVHR
- a CDS encoding DUF1648 domain-containing protein → MKQINRLMPVLWGVSIVILALFYAQLPERVGTHLNLNGEVDAWGSKSHLWIVPIIFLVIWAFLSLLLHYAPIWEHTIQGKAVEKSQSQRRDVLFILVIVQLTVWVLYMVYLIGTINGKEGIPFWLMWLAYLVIGLTLITRIVHVFKRNQA
- a CDS encoding tripartite tricarboxylate transporter permease yields the protein MGIDINSFWEGLSTAFQPMNLLWILIGGFLGTVVGMLPGLGPATAVAVLIPVTFGMNPVSALILMISIYYGAMYGGSRSSILLNTPGDGSAIAATFDGYPMTLNHQAGKALTISAVASLFGGLFSVIGFILLAKPLSEFALHFGPREYFVLFLFTLSMVVTLSLGKMVKGFIAMSIGLMMSTIGVDLQTSVYRFTFDVTHLSEGVDFLVIIIGVYAVAEVLYNYMHLDTLAPPKSDLGSMKLTKEDWKRTRWTMLRQSPIGFLIGVLPGAGGSVASLLSYATEKQFSKNGKQFGKGAIEGVAAPEASNNAASVGSLIPLLTMGVPGSGTTAVILGAVVMLGLQPGPLLFEKQPEMVWTLVNSMFIGNIFLVIINIAMIGLLLKILKTPPKTLYPIILVLAFLGTYTLSYSVIDFYILLIFGIIGLLLKLLDFPIAPLILASIIGSDMEQNFRKSLITSHNHISDIFFGSPITIVLTIMTVLALFYPLIMKLLKRKASSN